The genomic region GTGCGCCTGTCGCCGGGCGAGACCGATCTGTACAAACTCTGCGAAGTGGATCGCGTGGCCGAGGCGGTGATGTCCGGCGAACTGGATCTGGAAGCCGGCCATGCAGCGCTGCGCGCGCTCGATCGCCCCGGCAGCTGGCGCGGCAAGGCCATCGCGATCTTCGCGTTCGGGTTGTCCGCCGCCGCCGTCGCGGGGCTGTGGCGATTGCCGTGGCTGGATATCGCCACGGCCGGCGTCACCGGTCTGCTGCTGGGCGTGCTGGACTGGGCCACCCGCGACCGGCCGCGGCTCAAGGAAGCCAGCGATGCGATCGCAGCGATGTTCGCGGGCATGATCGCGGTGCTCGTGGCGACGTATGTCGGCGCCCTGAATCTGAATACCGTCATCATTTCGTCGTTGATCGTGCTGATGCCCGGCATGTCGTTGACCAATGCGGTCAATGAATTGACCAATCAGAATCTGGTCTCGGGCACCGCGCGTTTCGCCGGTGCGATGACCACCATCCTCAAGCTCGCGATCGGCATGATGGTGGCGCTCACCGCCGCGGACATGATCGGCATGCAGCCGGAAGTCCGCGCGCTGCGCCCGCAGCCCGATTGGGTGGAAGCCATGGCGCTGCTGCTCGGCACGTACGCGTTCGCGGTGCTGTTCCGTGCCGACCGCCGCGACTATCCGCTGGTGATGCTGTCCGCGGCCACGGGCTATCTCATCTCGAAAATCGCCGGCGACGCCTGGGACAACACCGTCGGCATTTTCCTCGCCGCGCTGGCGATGACCGCCGCCGGCAACGCGTATGCGCGCTGGTTCAATCGCCCGGGCGCACTGGTGCGGCTGCCAGGCATCATCATGCTGGTGCCCGGCAGCGCGAGCCTGCGCGGATTGCTGGCGGTGGTGCAGCAGCAGAGCATGGAAGCCGGGCAGGCGGCGATGGTCGCGGCGCTGAACATCCTGTTGGCGCTGGTGGCAGGCCTGTTGTTCGGAAACATCCTGATCCCGACGCGGCGGAATCTCTGATTCGCGAGCGGCAGGCGAAGGGCAGGCCACAGGCAATATCCAGAATGCCGTGCTCCCGGCGCAAGCCGGGATCCGGTTCTTGTATGTCGAGGCTACGGCGATTGAATCAAGCGCTGGATTCCGGATCGCGCCGGAATGATGGCTTGTTTGCTTTCCACTCGCGGTTGCTGCGCAAACGAAAAAACGCCGGCACGGGGCCGGCGTCGTGTTTTTTTGCGGAAGCGCGGTTGCTGATTACTTGATCAGCAGCTCTTCGGCTTTCTTGCCTTTCTTCAGCAGGTCCGCGAACCACAGCGGCTGCCTGCCGCGACCGGTCCAGGTGACCTTGGAGTCGGCGGGATTGCGGTATTTCGGCGCGACCTTGACGCCGGTGCGCGCCTTCTTGGTGGCTTTCTTCGCCGCTTTCTTGGCCGCTTTCTTGGTGGTCTTTTTGGCGGCTTTCTTCGCGGCCTTGCGAGTGGCCTTCTTCGCCGCAGGCTTTCCTGCCTTCTTCGCCGGGGCCGACTTGGCGCTGCCGAACAACT from Lysobacter sp. harbors:
- a CDS encoding H-NS histone family protein, whose amino-acid sequence is MAIDLNGLSSKELKTLATQIKKQQTALTKRKPIAGVRKKLVALAKAAGYSITELFGSAKSAPAKKAGKPAAKKATRKAAKKAAKKTTKKAAKKAAKKATKKARTGVKVAPKYRNPADSKVTWTGRGRQPLWFADLLKKGKKAEELLIK
- a CDS encoding threonine/serine exporter family protein translates to MNAALQRHDHDTRVDFVVELAGRLHAYGTTAHRLEGAVMAVATKLGLECGAWSNPTGMILSFGEVGHGRRDTVRVVRLSPGETDLYKLCEVDRVAEAVMSGELDLEAGHAALRALDRPGSWRGKAIAIFAFGLSAAAVAGLWRLPWLDIATAGVTGLLLGVLDWATRDRPRLKEASDAIAAMFAGMIAVLVATYVGALNLNTVIISSLIVLMPGMSLTNAVNELTNQNLVSGTARFAGAMTTILKLAIGMMVALTAADMIGMQPEVRALRPQPDWVEAMALLLGTYAFAVLFRADRRDYPLVMLSAATGYLISKIAGDAWDNTVGIFLAALAMTAAGNAYARWFNRPGALVRLPGIIMLVPGSASLRGLLAVVQQQSMEAGQAAMVAALNILLALVAGLLFGNILIPTRRNL